In one window of Gemmatimonadota bacterium DNA:
- a CDS encoding TonB-dependent receptor plug domain-containing protein has protein sequence MSSLRAAGEQQPGNGKRGRGHRFPFARWALALLLLGAVAAHPVAGQIPFDSIPPDSLLRRDTVNTTERYLEAQKALQVRLPVLPLVGVGTPSTPMSRIVLSRDSIDWAMAETLGDLLQRVPGVYLWRGGWVGRTEYPDYRGRGPASVEYFVDGVAYLPIGPDSLGVDPSFFSLSMYDRVEIERWPAGLRVHLFTDRHGSKAPYSRVGISSGDRSIARYAGALEYRFGNGLGVAAAGERMVAPTATGTSSNFDITNMWLQANYLPSARLGFQAQLIRSSPDRKPFVESPDTLELRLTGERNDAQLRAFWRSRDDDLGLRVDGFVTRTGWRGGGVTDAVRQGGAVVAWRTPTFGVAGRLFNRSRWTPWEVRGEAGWTPLAHASAAAEVGYQTHDLDRTSRWVSVRGALALPLGFEAQATVRTGSIVATPTVLTDQAQSLTDWQGTLRWQRPWAGLEVGYGQTDAFRPLAFRPFTPGIPGVAAAPRTEWLTVGWRLAPRKWLTLEGWYSDPVSSAGPDGVPPTHSLTTATIRSKFLRRFKSGIFDLKAQLAFESWGDGVIGRDALGAPIALDGASFWRTEIELRLDSFLLYWERYNMQASQKTYVPRFPIGNFVSTFGVKWEFAN, from the coding sequence GTGAGCAGCCTCCGGGCGGCCGGGGAGCAGCAGCCAGGGAACGGGAAGCGGGGCCGCGGGCACCGTTTCCCGTTCGCCCGTTGGGCGCTGGCGCTGCTGCTCCTGGGCGCGGTCGCCGCCCACCCGGTGGCCGGCCAGATCCCGTTCGACTCCATCCCCCCGGATTCGCTGCTCCGGCGCGACACCGTCAACACCACCGAACGGTACCTCGAGGCGCAGAAGGCGCTGCAGGTGCGGCTGCCCGTGCTGCCGCTCGTGGGGGTGGGCACGCCGTCCACGCCGATGAGCCGGATCGTGCTTTCCCGCGACTCGATCGACTGGGCCATGGCGGAGACCCTGGGCGACCTGCTGCAGCGGGTGCCCGGCGTCTACCTGTGGCGTGGCGGGTGGGTGGGCCGTACCGAGTATCCCGACTATCGGGGCCGGGGGCCGGCCAGTGTCGAGTACTTCGTGGACGGTGTGGCCTACCTGCCGATCGGCCCGGACTCACTGGGCGTGGACCCGTCGTTCTTCTCCCTCAGCATGTACGACCGGGTGGAGATCGAGCGGTGGCCGGCCGGGCTCCGGGTGCACCTCTTCACCGACCGCCACGGCTCCAAGGCGCCCTACTCGCGGGTGGGGATCAGCTCGGGGGACCGGTCGATCGCCCGCTACGCCGGCGCGCTCGAGTACCGCTTCGGCAACGGGCTGGGCGTGGCCGCCGCGGGGGAGCGGATGGTGGCGCCCACCGCGACGGGTACCAGCAGCAACTTCGATATCACCAACATGTGGCTGCAGGCCAACTACCTGCCGAGTGCGCGGCTTGGGTTCCAGGCCCAGCTCATCCGCTCCAGCCCCGACCGCAAGCCGTTCGTCGAGAGCCCGGATACCCTCGAGCTCCGCCTGACGGGGGAGCGGAACGACGCCCAGCTCCGCGCCTTCTGGCGCTCGCGCGACGACGACCTGGGCCTGCGGGTGGACGGGTTCGTGACGCGTACCGGCTGGCGGGGGGGCGGCGTCACGGACGCGGTCCGGCAGGGCGGGGCGGTGGTGGCGTGGCGGACCCCGACCTTCGGGGTCGCGGGGCGGCTCTTCAACCGCTCGCGCTGGACCCCGTGGGAGGTGCGCGGCGAGGCGGGATGGACGCCCCTGGCCCATGCCAGCGCCGCGGCCGAGGTGGGGTACCAGACCCACGACCTCGACCGCACCAGCCGGTGGGTGTCCGTGCGCGGCGCGCTGGCCCTGCCGCTCGGCTTCGAGGCGCAGGCCACTGTCCGGACCGGATCGATCGTGGCCACGCCCACGGTCCTCACCGACCAGGCCCAGTCCCTCACCGACTGGCAGGGCACCCTGCGGTGGCAACGGCCCTGGGCCGGCCTGGAGGTGGGCTATGGGCAGACCGATGCCTTCCGCCCGCTGGCCTTCCGGCCCTTCACGCCGGGGATTCCCGGCGTGGCCGCCGCCCCGCGGACCGAGTGGCTCACCGTCGGGTGGCGCCTGGCCCCGCGGAAGTGGCTGACGCTCGAAGGGTGGTACTCCGACCCGGTTTCCAGCGCCGGACCCGACGGGGTGCCGCCCACCCATTCGCTCACCACCGCCACGATCCGGTCGAAGTTCCTGCGCCGCTTCAAGAGCGGCATCTTCGACCTCAAGGCGCAGCTGGCGTTCGAGTCGTGGGGCGACGGGGTCATCGGCCGGGATGCGCTCGGGGCGCCCATCGCCCTCGACGGCGCCTCGTTCTGGCGCACCGAGATCGAGCTGCGCCTGGACAGCTTCCTGCTCTACTGGGAGCGCTACAACATGCAGGCGAGCCAGAAGACCTACGTGCCGCGGTTCCCCATCGGGAACTTCGTCTCGACCTTCGGGGTGAAGTGGGAGTTCGCCAACTAG
- a CDS encoding Rrf2 family transcriptional regulator: protein MLSKKSKYAIKALLALAEHGNAEPMRIADLARQESLPQKFLELILLDLRNVGIVQSRKGKGGGYLLAKAPEQVMLGQVVRLFDGPLAPVPCASQTAYVPCADCADEATCGVRLAMKEVRDATARILDQTSLATVHRKQVAASRQGSARKVAR, encoded by the coding sequence ATGCTTTCCAAGAAATCCAAGTACGCGATCAAGGCCCTCCTGGCGCTGGCTGAGCATGGCAACGCCGAGCCGATGCGGATCGCGGACCTGGCCCGGCAGGAGTCGCTGCCGCAGAAGTTCCTGGAGCTGATCCTGCTGGATCTCCGCAACGTGGGGATCGTGCAGAGCCGGAAGGGAAAGGGTGGCGGGTACCTGCTGGCGAAGGCTCCGGAGCAGGTGATGCTCGGACAGGTGGTGCGGCTGTTCGACGGGCCGCTGGCGCCGGTCCCGTGCGCCAGCCAGACGGCGTACGTGCCCTGTGCGGACTGCGCCGACGAGGCCACCTGCGGGGTACGGCTGGCCATGAAGGAAGTGCGGGACGCCACGGCCCGGATCCTGGACCAGACCAGCCTCGCCACCGTACACCGGAAGCAGGTGGCGGCGAGCCGTCAGGGGAGCGCACGCAAGGTGGCGCGATGA
- the floA gene encoding flotillin-like protein FloA (flotillin-like protein involved in membrane lipid rafts) yields the protein MGSLAPGLLIALFFIGFIGLVIIFRFIPVGLWVQAITSGVRVSFLTLFGMRFRKVNPSDIVLPLINAHKAGLEQVTLNELESHFLSGGNVSRVVNALISADKAGIPLPFKQAAAIDLAGRDVFEAVQVSVNPKVITTPKVAAMAKNGIQLLAIARVTVRANINRLVGGAGEETILARVGEGIVSAIGSAETHKAVLENPDMISKTVLAKGLDAGTAFEILSIDIADVDVGKNIGAELQTDQAEADKRIAQAKAEERRALAVAMEQEFKAESQKQRAQVIAAEAQVPLAIADAFRSGNLGVMDFQRYRNMQADTSMRASIAGQTETGGQGSGT from the coding sequence ATCGGCTCGCTCGCCCCAGGGCTCCTGATCGCCCTGTTCTTCATCGGCTTCATCGGCCTGGTCATCATTTTCCGGTTCATCCCGGTGGGCCTGTGGGTGCAGGCCATCACCTCGGGGGTCCGGGTGTCGTTCCTGACCCTGTTCGGGATGCGGTTCCGGAAGGTGAACCCCTCCGACATCGTCCTGCCGCTGATCAACGCCCACAAGGCGGGGCTCGAGCAGGTGACGCTGAACGAGCTCGAGTCGCACTTCCTCTCCGGCGGCAACGTGAGCCGGGTGGTCAACGCGCTCATCTCGGCCGACAAGGCGGGCATCCCGCTGCCCTTCAAGCAGGCGGCGGCGATCGACCTGGCCGGCCGCGACGTCTTCGAGGCGGTGCAGGTCAGCGTCAACCCGAAGGTCATCACCACCCCCAAGGTGGCGGCGATGGCCAAGAACGGCATCCAGCTGCTGGCGATCGCGCGGGTGACCGTCCGGGCCAACATCAACCGCCTGGTGGGCGGCGCCGGTGAGGAGACCATCCTGGCCCGGGTCGGTGAGGGCATCGTGTCGGCCATCGGCTCCGCCGAGACCCACAAGGCGGTGCTCGAGAACCCGGACATGATCTCCAAGACGGTGCTCGCCAAGGGCCTCGACGCCGGGACGGCGTTCGAGATCCTCTCGATCGACATCGCCGACGTGGACGTGGGCAAGAACATCGGTGCCGAGCTGCAGACCGACCAGGCCGAGGCCGACAAGCGCATCGCCCAGGCCAAGGCCGAGGAGCGGCGGGCGCTCGCGGTGGCGATGGAGCAGGAGTTCAAGGCGGAGAGCCAGAAGCAGCGGGCGCAGGTGATCGCGGCGGAGGCCCAGGTGCCGCTGGCCATTGCCGACGCGTTCCGCAGCGGCAACCTCGGAGTCATGGACTTCCAGCGCTACCGGAACATGCAGGCCGACACCAGCATGCGCGCCTCGATCGCGGGCCAGACCGAGACCGGCGGGCAGGGGTCGGGCACCTAG
- a CDS encoding inorganic diphosphatase, protein MPPKSSGRGLHPWHDIATGPEPPAVVNAIIEIPTNTRNKYELDKDYGIFRLDRVLASAVHYPGDYGFFPRTLGDDGDPLDVLVITTIPVFTGCLVECRPIGLFHLIDRGKADEKVLAVPVSDPYSEGINELADIPQHMLKEIEHFFQVYKDLEGVTTRTRGFEGAQEAREAITYAMGLYKKKFGRRR, encoded by the coding sequence ATGCCACCAAAATCCTCCGGCCGCGGCCTCCACCCGTGGCACGACATCGCGACCGGGCCCGAACCGCCCGCCGTCGTGAACGCCATCATCGAGATCCCCACCAACACCCGCAACAAGTACGAGCTGGACAAGGACTACGGGATCTTCCGCCTGGACCGGGTGCTCGCCTCGGCGGTGCACTACCCCGGCGACTACGGCTTCTTCCCCCGCACCCTCGGTGACGACGGCGACCCGCTCGACGTCCTGGTCATCACCACGATCCCGGTCTTCACCGGGTGCCTGGTGGAGTGCCGCCCGATCGGGCTCTTTCACCTGATCGACCGCGGCAAGGCCGACGAGAAGGTGCTGGCCGTGCCGGTCAGCGACCCGTATTCGGAGGGGATCAACGAGCTGGCCGACATCCCCCAGCACATGCTCAAGGAGATCGAGCACTTCTTCCAGGTCTACAAGGACCTGGAAGGGGTCACCACGCGGACGCGGGGATTCGAGGGCGCGCAGGAGGCCCGCGAGGCGATCACCTACGCCATGGGGCTATACAAGAAGAAGTTCGGGCGCCGCCGCTAG
- a CDS encoding citrate synthase (catalyzes the formation of citrate from acetyl-CoA and oxaloacetate) has translation MSAGTTPEPVRGLDNVIALSSAVCRLSAADGRLAYRGYDVRELGELSTAEETAYLLIAGALPTAPELRRWGGEIRDRQKLSPACLRALKALPEGADAMSALRVVLAVAALEHPVAVPPGHEDALAQGLRLIGLTPTVVAAYHRLRLGQKPVLPRKSLSHAANFLAMLTGTPPGAESARAFDTALVLRADNELNPSTFAARVTAATGADVFGAVLAGMSALAGPRHGWHTRHVMLALEEIGAPEAVDGWVRERLARQRKVPGFGHVVYRGEDPRTGLLRSLAEAECQRAGAWPLYRTARELEVVMLRETGQFPIVDFYLAPLYRALGIPVDLFTAVFAISRMPGWVAHVLEQYGDDKLLRPRAEYIGPVDLAYKPLRKRR, from the coding sequence ATGAGCGCCGGAACCACACCAGAACCTGTCCGCGGTCTCGACAACGTCATCGCCCTCTCCTCCGCCGTCTGCCGGCTCTCCGCCGCCGACGGCCGGCTGGCCTATCGGGGCTATGACGTGCGCGAGCTCGGTGAGCTGTCCACCGCCGAGGAGACCGCCTACCTCCTGATCGCGGGCGCCCTGCCCACCGCCCCCGAGCTGCGCCGATGGGGCGGGGAGATCCGGGACCGGCAGAAGCTCTCGCCGGCCTGCCTCCGCGCGCTCAAGGCGCTGCCCGAGGGCGCCGACGCCATGAGCGCGCTCCGGGTGGTCCTGGCGGTGGCCGCGCTGGAGCACCCGGTGGCGGTGCCGCCGGGGCACGAGGACGCGCTGGCCCAGGGGCTCCGGCTGATCGGCCTGACACCCACGGTCGTCGCCGCGTACCACCGGCTGCGGCTGGGCCAGAAGCCGGTGCTGCCCCGGAAGAGCCTGAGCCACGCCGCCAACTTCCTCGCCATGCTCACCGGCACGCCGCCGGGCGCGGAGAGCGCCCGGGCGTTCGACACGGCCCTGGTGCTGCGGGCCGACAACGAACTCAACCCCTCCACCTTCGCGGCCCGGGTCACCGCCGCCACCGGCGCGGACGTCTTCGGGGCGGTCCTGGCCGGGATGTCGGCGCTGGCGGGGCCGCGCCACGGCTGGCACACCCGCCACGTGATGCTGGCGCTGGAGGAGATCGGCGCCCCCGAGGCGGTGGACGGGTGGGTGCGCGAGCGGCTGGCGCGGCAGCGGAAGGTGCCCGGGTTCGGGCACGTGGTCTACCGGGGCGAGGATCCCCGCACCGGGCTGCTGCGGAGCCTGGCTGAGGCCGAATGCCAGCGGGCCGGCGCGTGGCCGCTGTACCGGACCGCCCGGGAGCTCGAGGTGGTGATGCTGCGCGAGACGGGGCAATTCCCCATCGTGGACTTCTACCTGGCGCCGCTCTACCGGGCGCTGGGGATCCCGGTGGATCTCTTCACCGCCGTCTTTGCCATCAGCCGCATGCCCGGCTGGGTGGCGCACGTGCTCGAGCAGTACGGCGATGACAAGCTGCTCCGCCCCCGGGCGGAGTATATTGGGCCGGTCGACCTGGCCTACAAGCCGTTGCGGAAGCGGCGGTAA
- a CDS encoding SLC13/DASS family transporter: protein MPQTSHGANRARSIARWGGPLAGLAAFLLAPASLPPEAQRTLGAAAWMVVWWITECVPILATSLLPLALFPVLGIATSAQAAAPYANELVFLFLAGFLLAAGLEQWSCHVRIAYRLLALVGLTSRRAVLAVMLATGCISMWISNTATAAMMYPIALAIAALFPPDEAGGEVRAALMLGVAYAASIGGMGTMIGTPPNLVVAGALRELAGRPVSFVEFMALGMPMVLLLLPLCWVILVFVCFRRSSHLGAGGQALVRERLQALGPVRGGEAKMFLVFGATALAWILREPKDLGGVFVPGLTQLLPALSDAAIGVLAAVLLFLVPGRTAEGEHRPLLTWAEARQIPWDVLFFFGGGLSLAAVLERHGLTTWLGQGLAALEGLPPWVIYLGLAGAVVVLSELASNLAVATMMMPIAAALGRSLGQPPALLMLVAGFAASAGFALPIATPPNAIVFGSGAVTVRQMGRAGVLLDVVAIVVIGVVIALLGPLVLGSG, encoded by the coding sequence ATGCCGCAAACATCTCACGGCGCGAACCGTGCCCGCAGCATTGCCCGCTGGGGCGGGCCCCTGGCGGGCCTCGCGGCCTTCCTGCTCGCGCCGGCGTCCCTCCCCCCGGAGGCGCAGCGGACCCTGGGCGCGGCCGCCTGGATGGTCGTCTGGTGGATCACCGAGTGCGTGCCGATCCTGGCCACCTCCCTCCTGCCGCTGGCGCTGTTCCCGGTGCTCGGGATCGCCACCAGCGCCCAGGCCGCCGCGCCGTATGCCAACGAACTGGTGTTCCTCTTCCTTGCCGGATTCCTGCTCGCCGCCGGGCTGGAGCAGTGGTCCTGCCACGTCCGGATCGCCTACCGGCTGCTGGCGCTGGTCGGGCTCACCAGCCGCCGGGCGGTGCTCGCCGTGATGCTGGCCACGGGCTGCATCTCGATGTGGATCTCCAATACCGCCACCGCCGCCATGATGTACCCGATCGCGCTGGCCATCGCGGCGCTCTTCCCCCCGGACGAGGCCGGGGGCGAGGTGCGGGCCGCGCTGATGCTCGGGGTGGCGTACGCCGCCTCCATCGGCGGCATGGGCACGATGATCGGGACCCCGCCCAACCTCGTGGTGGCGGGCGCGCTCCGCGAGCTCGCCGGGCGCCCGGTCAGCTTCGTCGAGTTCATGGCGCTCGGCATGCCGATGGTGCTGCTGCTGCTGCCGCTGTGCTGGGTGATCCTGGTCTTCGTGTGCTTCCGGCGCTCCAGCCACCTGGGCGCCGGCGGCCAGGCCCTGGTCCGGGAGCGGCTGCAGGCGCTGGGCCCGGTGCGGGGCGGCGAGGCGAAGATGTTCCTCGTCTTCGGCGCCACCGCCCTCGCCTGGATCCTCCGCGAACCCAAGGATCTCGGCGGGGTGTTCGTGCCGGGCCTCACCCAGCTGCTCCCGGCCCTCTCGGACGCCGCCATCGGCGTGCTCGCCGCGGTGCTGCTGTTCCTGGTCCCCGGCCGCACCGCGGAGGGCGAGCATCGGCCGCTGCTCACCTGGGCCGAGGCACGGCAGATCCCGTGGGACGTGCTGTTCTTCTTCGGGGGCGGCCTCTCGCTCGCGGCGGTGCTGGAGCGCCACGGGCTGACCACCTGGCTGGGCCAGGGGCTCGCGGCCCTCGAGGGGCTCCCGCCATGGGTCATCTACCTGGGGTTGGCGGGCGCGGTGGTCGTGCTCTCCGAGCTGGCCTCCAACCTGGCGGTGGCCACCATGATGATGCCGATCGCCGCGGCGCTGGGCCGTTCGCTGGGCCAGCCCCCCGCCCTGCTCATGCTGGTGGCGGGCTTCGCGGCGTCGGCCGGCTTTGCGCTGCCGATCGCCACCCCGCCGAACGCGATCGTCTTCGGGTCGGGGGCGGTCACGGTGCGGCAGATGGGGCGGGCGGGGGTGCTGCTCGACGTGGTGGCGATCGTGGTGATCGGGGTGGTCATCGCGCTGCTGGGGCCGCTGGTGCTCGGGTCGGGCTAG
- a CDS encoding leucyl aminopeptidase — MSFATTVQPAAPAGYATPFLGVAVSAGPLPASLAALDAQTGGAIGRLLASGDFAGKKDETALLHPAGAAQRIFLVGLGKAAEVSRGALRRAAAQAAKRARTIGLPSLAFFVAPESLGALTPREAGQVIAEGLPYGQWHFLDMKQPPEEPKPLLARGELLAPTDTAEYTAGHLVGSAIAAGQAFTRNLQVLPGNVCTPGYLARQAGDLVRRHGLKGNVLDLPAITREKMGGLLAVAQGSAEEPKFIVLEYEGAAGPPVVLVGKGITFDTGGISIKPADKMEDMKYDMSGAAAVFGVFEMLGRLKPRVRVVGLIPTCDNMPSGTAVRPGDVITSHLGKTIEVINTDAEGRLILCDALSFARRYEPACVVDAATLTGAVVIALGHAASGLMGTDDALVEELRGAGERAGERVWPLPLWDEYREQIKSDIADMKNTGGRPAGSITAGWFLREFVSGFPWAHIDIAGTAYSDREDGTRVKGPTGVCMRLFAEFVLGRAG, encoded by the coding sequence ATGTCCTTCGCCACCACCGTCCAGCCTGCCGCGCCCGCCGGGTATGCCACCCCCTTCCTCGGCGTGGCGGTGTCCGCGGGGCCGCTGCCCGCATCGCTCGCCGCGCTCGATGCCCAGACCGGCGGGGCGATCGGGCGGCTGCTGGCCTCCGGAGACTTTGCCGGCAAGAAGGACGAGACGGCCCTCCTGCATCCTGCCGGCGCGGCGCAGCGGATCTTCCTCGTGGGCCTCGGCAAGGCGGCCGAGGTGAGCCGGGGGGCGTTGCGGCGCGCGGCGGCCCAGGCGGCCAAGCGGGCGCGGACGATCGGGCTGCCAAGCCTGGCCTTCTTCGTGGCGCCCGAGTCGCTCGGTGCGCTGACGCCACGCGAGGCGGGGCAGGTCATCGCGGAAGGCCTGCCCTACGGGCAGTGGCACTTCCTCGACATGAAGCAGCCGCCGGAGGAGCCGAAGCCGCTGCTGGCGCGCGGCGAACTGCTGGCCCCCACCGACACCGCCGAATACACCGCCGGCCACCTGGTGGGCTCGGCCATCGCGGCCGGCCAGGCGTTCACCCGGAACCTGCAGGTGCTTCCCGGCAACGTGTGTACGCCGGGCTACCTGGCCCGGCAGGCCGGCGACCTGGTGCGGCGCCATGGCCTCAAGGGGAACGTGCTCGATCTCCCCGCCATCACGCGCGAGAAGATGGGCGGCTTGCTCGCCGTGGCGCAGGGGAGCGCCGAGGAGCCCAAGTTCATCGTGCTCGAGTACGAGGGGGCCGCGGGCCCGCCCGTCGTGCTGGTGGGGAAGGGGATCACCTTCGACACCGGGGGCATCTCCATCAAGCCGGCCGACAAGATGGAAGACATGAAGTACGACATGTCCGGCGCGGCGGCCGTCTTCGGGGTGTTCGAGATGCTGGGGCGGCTCAAGCCCAGGGTCCGGGTGGTCGGGCTCATCCCCACCTGCGACAACATGCCGAGCGGGACGGCGGTCAGGCCGGGCGACGTGATCACGAGCCACCTGGGCAAGACGATCGAGGTGATCAACACCGACGCGGAGGGGCGGCTCATCCTGTGCGACGCGCTGTCGTTCGCGCGGCGCTACGAGCCGGCCTGCGTGGTCGATGCCGCCACCCTCACCGGCGCCGTGGTCATCGCGCTGGGGCACGCCGCCTCGGGGCTCATGGGCACCGACGACGCCCTGGTCGAGGAGCTGCGCGGGGCCGGCGAGCGGGCCGGGGAGCGGGTGTGGCCGCTGCCGCTGTGGGACGAGTACCGCGAGCAGATCAAGTCCGACATCGCCGACATGAAGAACACCGGGGGCCGTCCCGCGGGGAGCATCACCGCCGGGTGGTTCCTGCGGGAGTTCGTCAGCGGCTTCCCGTGGGCCCACATCGACATCGCCGGCACCGCCTACAGCGACCGTGAGGATGGCACCCGGGTGAAGGGGCCGACAGGCGTGTGCATGCGGCTGTTTGCGGAGTTCGTGCTCGGGCGGGCGGGGTGA
- a CDS encoding AI-2E family transporter, translated as MPLFATNQQRASLVILLLGLGLLVALAPYLSGLIGGLVLYVIFAPVHTRLARRVRPGVSAGLLVLVALVMLVVPTVTFTGLVLDQAQEVASGVIRGPLLDRLAGLEVAGMPIGPRLAGLGETLVAWLGTSAFGLLGTATRIGLNLTISLFLLYYLLLGAGETWQTVRPYLPFSPANADLLRDRFRDVTISTVVGTGLVAVIQGTIVALAFWLTGLSNAFFWGVVTVVFAVLPVVGSGLVWGPGALTLLLEDRIGAGVTLILIGVLLVGNVDVVIRPAVFRRFAQIHPLVTLVGAIGGVSYFGLLGILIGPLALSYFFELSRMYREEYPPAAPPAV; from the coding sequence ATGCCCCTCTTCGCCACCAATCAGCAACGGGCGTCCCTCGTCATCCTGCTCCTCGGGCTGGGGCTCCTGGTCGCGCTCGCCCCGTACCTGAGCGGCCTGATCGGCGGGCTGGTGCTGTACGTCATCTTCGCGCCGGTGCACACGCGGCTGGCGCGGCGGGTCCGGCCCGGGGTGTCCGCGGGGCTCCTGGTGCTGGTGGCGCTGGTGATGCTGGTGGTGCCCACGGTCACCTTCACGGGCCTGGTGCTGGACCAGGCGCAGGAGGTGGCGAGCGGGGTGATCCGGGGGCCGCTGCTGGACCGCCTGGCCGGGCTCGAGGTGGCGGGCATGCCCATCGGCCCCCGGCTGGCCGGGCTCGGCGAGACGCTGGTGGCCTGGCTCGGCACGAGCGCCTTCGGCCTGCTGGGCACCGCCACGCGGATCGGACTCAACCTGACGATTTCGCTCTTCCTGCTCTACTACCTGCTGCTCGGGGCGGGGGAGACCTGGCAGACCGTGCGGCCGTACCTGCCGTTCTCCCCCGCCAACGCCGACCTGCTGCGCGACCGCTTTCGCGACGTCACGATCTCCACGGTGGTGGGGACGGGGCTCGTCGCGGTGATCCAGGGGACGATCGTGGCCCTCGCCTTCTGGCTGACCGGCCTCTCGAACGCCTTCTTCTGGGGGGTGGTGACCGTCGTGTTCGCGGTGCTGCCGGTGGTGGGCTCGGGGCTGGTCTGGGGTCCGGGGGCGCTCACGCTCCTGCTGGAGGACCGGATCGGGGCCGGGGTGACCCTCATCCTGATCGGCGTGCTCCTGGTCGGAAATGTCGACGTGGTGATCCGGCCGGCGGTGTTCCGGCGCTTTGCCCAGATTCACCCCCTGGTGACGCTGGTCGGCGCTATCGGGGGGGTGAGCTATTTCGGCCTGCTCGGGATCCTGATCGGCCCGCTGGCCCTGTCGTACTTCTTCGAGCTGAGCCGGATGTACCGGGAGGAGTATCCCCCGGCGGCGCCTCCTGCCGTTTAG